The genomic stretch CAAATCCTGCAATAATTTTATTTACAGGTGGATCACATTCAGGTCCTCCAAGATGATATTCCGCAAGTCCAATAGACGCATCCATTAGAGTTAAATCAGGAGTTCTATAAGAATTTAAATCTTTTATTGATCGGTGCATATTATTATGAAATACAGCTTTTTTCCATATTCCATATCGGCCAGAATAATATTTAGGGGGAGCGAACCCCATCATATTTTTAAGGGAGCCTGTTATTTCGGATAAAGAAT from Desulfobacterales bacterium encodes the following:
- a CDS encoding DUF362 domain-containing protein, coding for MFVNILYDNSEYFRLFLYKIINYIMSVPVLKAHSLSEITGSLKNMMGFAPPKYYSGRYGIWKKAVFHNNMHRSIKDLNSYRTPDLTLMDASIGLAEYHLGGPECDPPVNKIIAGFDPLEVDRKAAGFLGLDWRNIGHLDEENIKLLGICDP